The DNA sequence CCGGTGAAGCATAAAGGTCATGCCGGCGCTGAACTGGGTGTGCAAGTGATGCCGCAGGCTACCCCAATACACACACTCCGTATCCTCGGCAAGAGAGGCACTTTttgccagctcctccgcgCTCAGACGCCCGACTGTATCCGTTAGATTTTGTTGCCCACTTGCAGCCCCCCGtcgcgacggtggcggcggtggccgggCCTGCATGCCGCTCNNNNNNNNNNNNNNNNNNNNNNNNNNNNNNNNNNNNNNNNNNNNNNNNNNNNNNNNNNNNNNNNNNNNNNNNNNNNNNNNNNNNNNNNNNNNNNNNNNNNNNNNNNNNNNNNNNNNNNNNNNNNNNNNNNNNNNNNNNNNNNNNNNNNNNNNNNNNNNNNNNNNNNNNNNNNNNNNNNNNNNNNNNNNNNNNNNNNNNNNNNNNNNNNNNNNNNNNNNNNNNNNNNNNNNNNNNNNNNNNNNNNNNNNNNNNNNNNNNNNNNNNNNNNNNNNNNNNNNNNNNNNNNNNNNNNNNNNNNNNNNNNNNNNNNNNNNNNNNNNNNNNNNNNNNNNNNNNNNNNNNNNNNNNNNNNNNNNNNNNNNNNNNNNNNNNNNNNNNNNNNNNNNNNNNNNNNNNNNNNNNNNNNNNNNNNNNNNNNNNNNNNNNNNNNNNNNNNNNNNNNNNNNNNNNNNNNNNNNNNNNNNNNNNNNNNNNNNNNNNNNNNNNNNNNNNNNNNNNNNNNNNNNNNNNNNNNNNNNNNNNNNNNNNNNNNNNNNNNNNNNNNNNNNNNNNNNNNNNNNNNNNNNNNNNNNNNNNNNNNNNNNNNNNNNNNNNNNNNNNNNNNNNNNNNNNNNNNNNNNNNNNNNNNNNNNNNNNNNNNNNNNNNNNNNNNNNNNNNNNNNNNNNNNNNNNNNNNNNNNNNNNNNNNNNNNNNNNNNNNNNNNNNNNNNNNNNNNNNNNNNNNNNNNNNNNNNNNNNNNNNNNNNNNNNNNNNNNNNNNNNNNNNNNNNNNNNNNNNNNNNNNNNNNNNNNNNNNNNNNNNNNNNNNNNNNNNNNNNNNNNNNNNNNNNNNNNNNNNNNNNNNNNNNNNNNNNNNNNNNNNNNNNNNNNNNNNNNNNNNNNNNNNNNNNNNNNNNNNNNNNNNNNNNNNNNNNNNNNNNNNNNNNNNNNNNNNNNNNNNNNNNNNNNNNNNNNNNNNNNNNNNNNNNNNNNNNNNNNNNNNNNNNNNNNNNNNNNNNNNNNNNNNNNNNNNNNNNNNNNNNNNNNNNNNNNNNNNNNNNNNNNNNNNNNNNNNNNNNNNNNNNNNNNNNNNNNNNNNNNNNNNNNNNNNNNNNNNNNNNNNNNNNNNNNNNNNNNNNNNNNNNNNNNNNNNNNNNNNNNNNNNNNNNNNNNNNNNNNNNNNNNNNNNNNNNNNNNNNNNNNNNNNNNNNNNNNNNNNNNNNNNNNNNNNNNNNNNNNNNNNNNNNNNNNNNNNNNNNNNNNNNNNNNNNNNNNNNNNNNNNNNNNNNNNNNNNNNNNNNNNNNNNNNNNNNNNNNNNNNNNNNNNNNNNNNNNNNNNNNNNNNNNNNNNNNNNNNNNNNNNNNNNNNNNNNNNNNNNNNNNNNNNNNNNNNNNNNNNNNNNNNNNNNNNNNNNNNNNNNNNNNNNNNNNNNNNNNNNNNNNNNNNNNNNNNNNNNNNNNNNNNNNNNNNNNNNNNNNNNNNNNNNNNNNNNNNNNNNNNNNNNNNNNNNNNNNNNNNNNNNNNNNNNNNNNNNNNNNNNNNNNNNNNNNNNNNNNNNNNNNNNNNNNNNNNNNNNNNNNNNNNNNNNNNNNNNNNNNNNNNNNNNNNNNNNNNNNNNNNNNNNNNNNNNNNNNNNNNNNNNNNNNNNNNNNNNNNNNNNNNNNNNNNNNNNNNNNNNNNNNNNNNNNNNNNNNNNNNNNNNNNNNNNNNNNNNNNNNNNNNNNNNNNNNNNNNNNNNNNNNNNNNNNNNNNNNNNNNNNNNNNNNNNNNNNNNNNNNNNNNNNNNNNNNNNNNNNNNNNNNNNNNNNNNNNNNNNNNNNNNNNNNNNNNNNNNNNNNNNNNNNNNNNNNNNNNNNNNNNNNNNNNNNNNNNNNNNNNNNNNNNNNNNNNNNNNNNNNNNNNNNNNNNNNNNNNNNNNNNNNNNNNNNNNNNNNNNNNNNNNNNNNNNNNNNNNNNNNNNNNNNNNNNNNNNNNNNNNNNNNNNNNNNNNNNNNNNNNNNNNNNNNNNNNNNNNNNNNNNNNNNNNNNNNNNNNNNNNNNNNNNNNNNNNNNNNNNNNNNNNNNNNNNNNNNNNNNNNNNNNNNNNNNNNNNNNNNNNNNNNNNNNNNNNNNNNNNNNNNNNNNNNNNNNNNNNNNNNNNNNNNNNNNNNNNNNNNNNNNNNNNNNNNNNNNNNNNNNNNNNNNNNNNNNNNNNNNNNNNNNNNNNNNNNNNNNNNNNNNNNNNNNNNNNNNNNNNNNNNNNNNNNNNNNNNNNNNNNNNNNNNNNNNNNNNNNNNNNNNNNNNNCACCCGCCGACCCCACCCTTTTTCGAGATTGCCACGCGTAGTCAACGACGCTGGCGGGtgaaggagcgagaggaTCGACAGTGCGCAGAAACGAAAGCGAGcggagcggaggggggagggagaagaaaaaaatgagagaAAAATATTTTAAACATACTTTTAAAAAAGGCACACAAGTTGTGCAGATTCACACTGACGCACAGGACGCGCACAGCCCTCCACACCGCCAGCGAAGCTCTCCGACGCGGAAGTGggtagaggggaggggaggggaaggtaGAGGCCAAAAATGAGCGCATCAACCGCCTCCTACGGCCCTCTAACAACGATCAGGAAAACTGCAAAAAGAACTGAGTTACGGACGTGATTGGAATCCCTGATAGACCTCCGCCTTCGGTGCCCTGTACGTCATGTACTCGTAGCTGTACACCCCCACTCCATCCCCGGGTGCCACGACAAGCGGTGGCTTCGAGGAAGGCGGGGTCGCCCACTTTGTGTCGGGCAAGTCATTCCAGTCGGTCACGTTGCTGGGGTGCAGCGACTTCTGCGCCTGGGCCCACGTTGCCGCCctctgcagcatcgccgccgacgcATTTATGGCGTGCATTGCGTCGGCGGTGTGTTCTGTGCGGAAGAAGTAGTGAAGGTAGTGCAAGTCCGCCGGCCTCGTGCGGTGGGCCACGACGGTCGACCACGAGACAGGCTGCGCACGACCAACGCGTAAATCGTGAAACCGATGTAAGCTCTCCTTGACGTAATACAGCTTCTTGTCCGGGCACAGTTGCTGGACGCGAGGTTGGCGGTGTCGAATGAGAAACCCAAATAGAATGTCCTCAGTTGTGAAATGAGCAGCGTAGTACTCCTTAGCAAACCGCGCATCAAAGTCGCGCAGGGTCATGCGAATCACATCAAACTCCCGGTGCTTGATGCCATCGAGATGCGCGATTGACGGAGACTCGGGGAGCTCTAAcaccgcctgcaccacctgACGGTGCGCCATGAAAAGCATGCCGGCGTTAAACCGCGTCTGGGAGACGTGGCGAGTGCTGCCCCAGTACACGCAGCGCGGAGGCTTGCTAGCAGAGGTGTGTAATAGTCCACTCTGAGACCCCTTCGCCTCCGCACGCGTGCCTGCACCGAGCAGCAGGTAAGTTGCGATACGTCCAGCCAACTCCGCATGAGTTGAATTCGCGGCGatggacgacgacgagggtgGCAGCACAGATGAAAGGCTGGCGGCGCCCAAAGCTGAAGTAGCGCTTCCTTCAGGAGTGGGCAATACTGGCGCCGCCGACAGCGGGGATGTGGTCATCGGTGACGGTGGCAACTGCCTAATACCCTCGCCGTCTGTAATAAACCGCACATCGCTCAGGAACTGCGGCACCTTCACGtacgcgtcgtcgtcgcccttAATGATGAAAGGGACATCCTTGAAGGCGTGGTACGCGTACGCCAGCCACAGGATCAGCTTCTGGCTCATCCCAACCTCCACCGGCAGGCCCCAGTTCTTTGCCTCGCCGAGCTTCTTCTTGGTCGTTGGCCGCCGGTCCGTCATCATGTCGATCCACAGGACGTTGCGGTGcgtcagcgcctcctgccACAGCGCAGACGACGCGTGGCAGATAAACCGTGAGCCGGCCACGAACGCCGGCGTCACGGGGAGCGACAGGGCACCGCTCAGGTACGACAGTGCAGACCTCTCTGCCGTTCCGTCGGAGATGACACTTTGTATGTGGCTGCACGGACTCTCATCCGACTGCTTGCTGGAAGTCCACCCAGAGCGCAATGCCATTCGTCGCTGTCGGTAGGTgacaccagcaccgccgccagcgatACTCTCTTGCGCCTTGGAGGCAAGCTCGTACTCCTTCACGGTGGGCGCTACAGAGGATGCATTCGCGTACGCCtgggccgccgccgtcgctgtaTCCCTCGCCGCCGTGGACACGTTTGGGGTCGTTGCCCTCTCCGATGCAGCAAACAAgtagagctgcagcagggccCCTTGGAAGCCGTTCTCGTTTCGGGCCACCTCTAAGTATGTCAGCCAtgtccgccgctgcgcctcccgCAGTTGCAGCCGCATAACGTTATCGGTGGAGGGGATGCCCATGACAGCCAGGTAAGGTGGATGGCGAGCTGGGCAACCAGTATGGTGGTTCGCCCCGctcacctgctgcagctccccTGATACGGCAGGCACACAGCGGTAGGTGTGGTTCAGCCACAGCCAGCGCGGCATCTCGTCAGGGGCAGAGATTTCGTCCGTGACGCTCAGCATGGCGAAGAGAATCGGCCCAACACGACCGAGAGGGGCAGCCGGCGTCGCAAACACcccgtggcgctgcggcacgaGGTCACGAGTTGCGGCGATGGCCGTCGCGTACGTTGCCGTGTCGGTGCAGTCGACACAGCTCGGCTCCACAAGGTGAAGAGTCCAGGAGGGCAGAAGGCTTGGACTCACTCGGTGTGTTTCACAGTCCAGCTCCAGGTTGTCGCATCCCGACCGCTCCGTCAAGCTCAAGCGCGTCATTGCATCCtcgtgctgcaccagcactGCCCAGGGGGCGGACACTGAGTAGGTGTTGGACGCATCCCCAACGACAGAAGACACCACCGCGAGAGCGGGTGTGGTGGGCCCCTTCCACTGCACTTCGTGGGAAGGCGAGAAGTAAAGGTACGTGAGCGACAACGTCAGCACGAGGAAGGAGGCAAACACAATGCGCAGCAGTGTGGCCAGGCGGTGCCAGGGCATCGCTCCGCGAATCATCGGCTGCCGCGCAGGAGCGTCCGCCACCGAAGAGCCAACAGCACAGCGCGAGAAGTGGCGATCCCTGCGCACGCACCTCTTGCTCAGCGATGCATCAGTGGTCAGCTCTGAGTCTGTCAATTCGATGATGGATGGCACCGTCTGCCCAgccgacgacggcgaggcgcCCTCCATGGCGTCAGACACACGACTCAGCAAGGGCGCTAGCGCCGCATTCCCAACGCGGAGGAGCGTGGGCCACACGCGCTCGCGCAGGGAGCTCGTGACCATCACCGGCTCTGTGGAGAGATGCGGCGGCACCTTCCTCACCGCAGTCGCCGAGTACACATTCATGGTGGGGAGAGGTGTACTTACCCCGCAGTCAGGGAAAACTCCAAACGAGAAAACGCTACCACCCAAGAACACACAAAGAGGTGCGAGAGACTTCTCTTACTCCAACAGGATGATGGACACTCTCAGGGGGTTCgcaggcgggggggggggggggggtaggagAGAGGCCCGNNNNNNNNNNNNNNNNNNNNNNNNNNNNNNNNNNNNNNNNNNNNNNNNNNNNNNNNNNNNNNNNNNNNNNNNNNNNNNNNNNNNNNNNNNNNNNNNNNNNNNNNNNNNNNNNNNNNNNNNNNNNNNNNNNNNNNNNNNNNNNNNNNNNNNNNNNNNNNNNNNNNNNNNNNNNNNNNNNNNNNNNNNNNNNNNNNNNNNNNNNNNNNNNNNNNNNNNNNNNNNNNNNNNNNNNNNNNNNNNNNNNNNNNNNNNNNNNNNNNNNNNNNNNNNNNNNNNNNNNNNNNNNNNNNNNNNNNNNNNNNNNNNNNNNNNNNNNNNNNNNNNNNNNNNNNNNNNNNNNNNNNNNNNNNNNNNNNNNNNNNNNNNNNNNNNNNNNNNNNNNNNNNNNNNNNNNNNNNNNNNNNNNNNNNNNNNNNNNNNNNNNNNNNNNNNNNNNNNNNNNNNNNNNNNNNNNNNNNNNNNNNNNNNNNNNNNNNNNNNNNNNNNNNNNNNNNNNNNNNNNNNNNNNNNNNNNNNNNNNNNNNNNNNNNNNNNNNNNNNNNNNNNNNNNNNNNNNNNNNNNNNNNNNNNNNNNNNNNNNNNNNNNNNNNNNNNNNNNNNNNNNNNNNNNNNNNNNNNNNNNNNNNNNNNNNNNNNNNNNNNNNNNNNNNNNNNNNNNNNNNNNNNNNNNNNNNNNNNNNNNNNNNNNNNNNNNNNNNNNNNNNNNNNNNNNNNNNNNNNNNNNNNNNNNNNNNNNNNNNNNNNNNNNNNNNNNNNNNNNNNNNNNNNNNNNNNNNNNNNNNNNNNNNNNNNNNNNNNNNNNNNNNNNNNNNNNNNNNNNNNNNNNNNNNNNNNNNNNNNNNNNNNNNNNNNNNNNNNNNNNNNNNNNNNNNNNNNNNNNNNNNNNNNNNNNNNNNNNNNNNNNNNNNNNNNNNNNNNNNNNNNNNNNNNNNNNNNNNNNNNNNNNNNNNNNNNNNNNNNNNNNNNNNNNNNNNNNNNNNNNNNNNNNNNNNNNNNNNNNNNNNNNNNNNNNNNNNNNNNNNNNNNNNNNNNNNNNNNNNNNNNNNNNNNNNNNNNNNNNNNNNNNNNNNNNNNNNNNNNNNNNNNNNNNNNNNNNNNNNNNNNNNNNNNNNNNNNNNNNNNNNNNNNNNNNNNNNNNNNNNNNNNNNNNNNNNNNNNNNNNNNNNNNNNNNNNNNNNNNNNNNNNNNNNNNNNNNNNNNNNNNNNNNNNNNNNNNNNNNNNNNNNNNNNNNNNNNNNNNNNNNNNNNNNNNNNNNNNNNNNNNNNNNNNNNNNNNNNNNNNNNNNNNNNNNNNNNNNNNNNNNNNNNNNNNNNNNNNNNNNNNNNNNNNNNNNNNNNNNNNNNNNNNNNNNNNNNNNNNNNNNNNNNNNNNNNNNNNNNNNNNNNNNNNNNNNNNNNNNNNNNNNNNNNNNNNNNNNNNNNNNNNNNNNNNNNNNNNNNNNNNNNNNNNNNNNNNNNNNNNNNNNNNNNNNNNNNNNNNNNNNNNNNNNNNNNNNNNNNNNNNNNNNNNNNNNNNNNNNNNNNNNNNNNNNNNNNNNNNNNNNNNNNNNNNNNNNNNNNNNNNNNNNNNNNNNNNNNNNNNNNNNNNNNNNNNNNNNNNNNNNNNNNNNNNNNNNNNNNNNNNNNNNNNNNNNNNNNNNNNNNNNNNNNNNNNNNNNNNNNNNNNNNNNNNNNNNNNNNNNNNNNNNNNNNNNNNNNNNNNNNNNNNNNNNNNNNNNNNNNNNNNNNNNNNNNNNNNNNNNNNNNNNNNNNNNNNNNNNNNNNNNNNNNNNNNNNNNNNNNNNNNNNNNNNNNNNNNNNNNNNNNNNNNNNNNNNNNNNNNNNNNNNNNNNNNNNNNNNNNNNNNNNNNNNNNNNNNNNNNNNNNNNNNNNNNNNNNNNNNNNNNNNNNNNNNNNNNNNNNNNNNNNNNNNNNNNNNNNNNNNNNNNNNNNNNNNNNNNNNNNNNNNNNNNNNNNNNNNNNNNNNNNNNNNNNNNNNNNNNNNNNNNNNNNNNNNNNNNNNNNNNNNNNNNNNNNNNNNNNNNNNNNNNNNNNNNNNNNNNNNNNNNNNNNNNNNNNNNNNNNNNNNNNNNNNNNNNNNNNNNggtgggtgggtgggtgggtgggtggttAAGTCAGTGGGGGTTGTCTGTTGCAAGCAGAGCCGGCCCATCTACGATAGCGAGCCCAGAGACGAAGAatgaagggaaagagaagagcaaagagacACCACTGCGACGGGCAggacgtgtgtgtctgcctggAAAGGGCCGCAACCGTGTGCTTTGGTGAAAATGGCGCAACGCACCTGTGCGAGGGTCGCAAGGGCGTGACCAACTTCGGGGGAGGGTCGGTCAGCAGCTACAGCGCGGTCGTTGGTAAaaatggggagagggaaaactgCACGCAGTGATGTTggtgcgggaggaggaggaggaggaggataaTGTACGAGGCATACACGCACGACAGTGCAGTAACGCCTCGGACAAGAcaaggcgagagaggaagggatgAGAGAAACACTTGGGAACGAAAGAAACAACACTGCGCGTGGCTGCTctacacgagagagagaggggggaggaggaggaagaggggggcagaggcggaTGAAGGAAGTCAAGAGACCGAGGGGGAGTCTGAGAAGCGGCGCGCACCTGAGCACTGGCGACACCTGAGCTCGCTCACATTGAGCGCTCGAACTGATCTGCTTCGCGAGGGGGGGCGTTGGAGTTTGTATTGCTcttctgcctccctccctgctgACCTGCACAGGtacaggaaaggggaaaaggtaAGGAGAAAGCGGATGCGAGCCGGTGACGGCGAGGAGACGTGGATGCGCTGTGAGTCCAACGCGATAAGCAGTGGAAGCTGGAGAAGGGCAAagcgagggaaggggagaaagtgggggcgaaggggaggagagaggacaggAGGAAAGTGGCAAAGAGGGTGCGATCAGCGGAATGTAGTTGCGCGCACGTACGCACGCAGTCTGTGGCCCATAAATTGGGTCGGCAACACGGACGCTTCCGGTTCGCCTCAGCCCCAAGACGATTTCACTGGTCCCCGGTGGGGCGGAGCGTCCTCTTCTTACCTACGCATTCAGAGGACGCTCTTCCTGAGAACGCTTCCAAGATgtgcgaggcagagaggagaggaaagcgcgCGAAATGCCCTGCGTGTCGGCtcacctcacacacacacacacacacacacacacactggcaCGCCGATTACAACACACAACCGTGTGTGTCAGCAGACGCGGGTTTATCTGCACTGTGCTGAACGCATGTACatgtagggggagggggggttaTTACATTCACTCCGTTCTTCTCTGTTAATTGCTGCCCGCGCTGCTCATCAAGAACGTTAAcgtgggagggaggaagggggaagagaggggggcgacgGCTGCGCCTACTACACACAAAGCGCAGGACCATAATGGGGCGCGAACGCAAAAAGCCTCCGCAAGCGgggagagtggaggaggaagaaagggaCCAGCCAGACGCGTGTGCCCCTCGCCGTCTGTTCTACGCCGTACATCAGCACGCAcattcgctctctctgtgtctacCTCGCTTGCGTGAGGCATGTTTCCGCGTTGCTCTGCTGTAACGAGGTAagtccctccccctccgtggaagggaagagagcagcgggGGTGCCTCCTGCGTAAGTAACCACCGTGCCCACCGAGTGTcagtgcccccctcccctccctcccaaaAAATATATagccccttcccttcctctccacctcctccacaccaaGGCGATCGAGAGGTACCCCCCCGCCCAACCCTGTGATGTCAAAGAATGCACCACTGGTGGTGACGTGTCAGCGCTTCATCATGAAAGGCGCAGTTGGGTCAGACGAGGTACCCAACAAGAGAGTGGGGAAggtgagagagcgaaaaaaaaaacatttTGCAATCCAGCGCGCCCCCTGTGCCGTGCAAATCGAGTCGTTTAGGCTGGAGAGGTGGACTCTTTACACCCATCGGCAATCGAGCCCACCTCTCCAGCCTAAACGACTCGATTTGCACACAGTTgatgaaaacaaaaaaaaaaacaagagatGACATCACTGTTGCACGTCTTCATTACTACGTGTAAGGGCAGAGCCACACACGACTCCTCGATTACGCATCCCTAACTCCGCTTCCTTGGCGTTGGATTAGATGATTTGAGTAAGTGAACGCACCTCACTggcatgtgtgggtgggggggggggggtaatgTGTATGGGTGTACTTCATCAAGTAGTCGCATGCAGTGCTTATATGCAGGTGCGAGCACCTCTCTTTGGAGtctgaggggggagggagaccacagaaagagagaaaaatacGCCGCACGCCTCACTCGACAACCGGATACGTGTCCCCATCACGCTTCACCTTCACATGCGGCACCGTCATGAGCCCGCCCGGCCTCAGCGCGTCATGGTTCCACGCTGTGAGGGTGATGTTGTACACGGCGACACCGTCTTGTATGAACAGTATTCGCGCCTTTGCATTCTCAGGGCGTGCGCCGTGCGACACCCAAAGCATTGGCTGCAAGTCGACCCAGCCTGGGTCCAGCGAGGCATTCATGTTCGCGAGTATCCACTGCGCCCCACGCTCCTGCGCCGCTTTCTCAGCCGCTTCCACCTCGGCTGGCGTGGCACCGCCACGCACCCGGTGCTCTTCTACGAAATAGTACTTGTGTAAGTAAAACATCTCCGCCGGGGTGCAGTAGTGAGCTACTACGGACGCCCACGTCACAGTGCCGCGCacctcgcgctgcagcccgTGAAAGCGCGGCAGACCTTCCTCGATGTAGGTGATACGCTCCTTCGGAcagagctgcgcagcacgcacgcttCCATCGTGCAGGGCCTTTCCAATAAAGCGATCCTCTTCGGTCATCGCGGCTCTGGTGTAGATGTCGGCGAAAATGGGGTTAAAGTCGAGCATGGAGAGCCGCAACACGTCCTGTAGTCCGTTGACGCC is a window from the Leishmania panamensis strain MHOM/PA/94/PSC-1 chromosome 2 sequence genome containing:
- a CDS encoding phosphoglycan beta 1,3 galactosyltransferase (TriTrypDB/GeneDB-style sysID: LpmP.02.0140) yields the protein MNVYSATAVRKVPPHLSTEPVMVTSSLRERVWPTLLRVGNAALAPLLSRVSDAMEGASPSSAGQTVPSIIELTDSELTTDASLSKRCVRRDRHFSRCAVGSSVADAPARQPMIRGAMPWHRLATLLRIVFASFLVLTLSLTYLYFSPSHEVQWKGPTTPALAVVSSVVGDASNTYSVSAPWAVLVQHEDAMTRLSLTERSGCDNLELDCETHRVSPSLLPSWTLHLVEPSCVDCTDTATYATAIAATRDLVPQRHGVFATPAAPLGRVGPILFAMLSVTDEISAPDEMPRWLWLNHTYRCVPAVSGELQQVSGANHHTGCPARHPPYLAVMGIPSTDNVMRLQLREAQRRTWLTYLEVARNENGFQGALLQLYLFAASERATTPNVSTAARDTATAAAQAYANASSVAPTVKEYELASKAQESIAGGGAGVTYRQRRMALRSGWTSSKQSDESPCSHIQSVISDGTAERSALSYLSGALSLPVTPAFVAGSRFICHASSALWQEALTHRNVLWIDMMTDRRPTTKKKLGEAKNWGLPVEVGMSQKLILWLAYAYHAFKDVPFIIKGDDDAYVKVPQFLSDVRFITDGEGIRQLPPSPMTTSPLSAAPVLPTPEGSATSALGAASLSSVLPPSSSSIAANSTHAELAGRIATYLLLGAGTRAEAKGSQSGLLHTSASKPPRCVYWGSTRHVSQTRFNAGMLFMAHRQVVQAVLELPESPSIAHLDGIKHREFDVIRMTLRDFDARFAKEYYAAHFTTEDILFGFLIRHRQPRVQQLCPDKKLYYVKESLHRFHDLRVGRAQPVSWSTVVAHRTRPADLHYLHYFFRTEHTADAMHAINASAAMLQRAATWAQAQKSLHPSNVTDWNDLPDTKWATPPSSKPPLVVAPGDGVGVYSYEYMTYRAPKAEVYQGFQSRP